TATCCAAGTAAAAAAATAAATGAAAAAACCCCGTTACATAGACGTAACAGGATTTTCAGAATTAATGCTTTTTATTACGTTCTTTTTCTTCTTTAAGTTTATTAGGTGTTACGTCATTCCCTTCAGGGTCAACAACTTTCACCGATTTCAGATGGTTCTTAAAGGATTTACGAACATTCTTCAAATATTCCTGACGTAATTCTTGTTGTTCGTCTTGTTCTTCTTTTGTTAATCCTTCATTTTTGGATTTATTGGCTAACTCATTAATACGATTAATTTTTTCTTGAGAAAGCATATATATCTTCTCCTTTTCTTAAGATGAAACAAAGGTAGCGTTCATTTAATTAACGTTTACACGAGTTATATAAAGGAAAATCTATAACAATATTTCATCATTTACATTTCCAATGAAAAAAGGCAAGTCCCACGAAGAGTGCTTGCCTTACTTGCTAATTATAGTAACGTTTTTA
This genomic stretch from Pontibacillus yanchengensis harbors:
- a CDS encoding DUF896 domain-containing protein, translating into MLSQEKINRINELANKSKNEGLTKEEQDEQQELRQEYLKNVRKSFKNHLKSVKVVDPEGNDVTPNKLKEEKERNKKH